The genomic region aaaaaaaaaaaaagtatatttatatctgtaacagttttgcagaaattagcattacaatatagctaagtttcatcattattcacaaatctgcttagaattgtggggaagcagcttttttttccatcatggccctggttgatctcttatactctgctgccaactgctggccgtttctgtaattactaccatttttttccccacacgttctctgcagttgagaggctgtatcaaagctttttgtatgctctagcattaaaaaaacaaaaaaacaaaacaaacgtatgAAACGTCTTTgcgacacttaatacatttaaaatagaacgtatttatacgtttttgggagcaaatgcatGCTAACTCAACAGCTGATCCCAAGCCAAGCAAAAAGCCAATCAAAGCTGAGCATTCTTACCTTGCTTAAAGGAACTCAGGACAATACGGTTCTCAACACCGTGTGGATTCCTGAAGTTGTTAACAAGAGGCACGGCGGTTGCTCGGTTGGCTGAGGAGGCAAAGAGGCTTGCCGTCAGCGTGCCGTACTGCAAAACATGAGAGAcgaatcagtcgttccatttaagcctatgggagcagaaaggaattacacaccttcatcatcttttctcagataataagtttatatcatatacaaacttggtccagaaatatgaaataaaaaagggaaatttcttacattatctgcaagttaaaaatatggttaagaaacaaatcccaacacttcaagatacgctccaactgcctgtcttagctaaagatattataaagctttctccaacaacaataaagaaaatatcaaaaatatataagttatttttatacacaaataaaacgtatttaccgactttaaaatgggaaaaagacttgtctatagttccggaaccagacttttggacccaaatctgtgaaaatgtatttaaaatgaccaaacagacaaatttgcaacttatccaatataagatacttcatagaacatatattacacaatatatgatgaaaaaaatgggactctctgactccgacatttgtctccagtgctcacaaaacactgccgatacttatcttcatgctttatggtcatgtactccagtgctgcatttctggactaaaatcttggaaaagctcgctgatatattaaactgtaggcttcctttatctccaagactgtgtttactaggtgacttaacaataactgagcgaccatgtaaacaatctcaatctatatttatagcccttactattgctaaaaaaataatccttgtcaattggaaaaataaacaatctctaaatatcgaccactggttaaacttactaataaattatatctcaatggaaaaaatctctgccttaaataaaaatcaagtatcaagatttaaacaaatatggtctatgtacatagaatattttaatctcaatttggcaacttaatcctgccaagattctgcctgttaacgagagccaccacatcgttacaacttctgttttcgctgctcctgtatttggtattttgtatctgattgtttttatttttatatagtcaggaacctagttgctgctagtgggctcgagcataccacactatacgacactatactcaataactccttaagatctatttctagtgggcactaagcatcaacacttggtgttactgcatgctaattagtcaattttcttgacgccgtcccctgtggtcgggcgggggtggttctgcccccccccccccccccccccgttgtctgctcggtggcggttgcgtcttggccgctccctgggccccctgtggggtgcggtgttggggtgcttcccctggtgcccggggcggtgccgtcccggcgcggtccgctgctccgtgcccggcggcgcggttcggggtgggtgggcctccggtgtgccccgtggttccctctcccctcccccttcctcccccccgtcgcctctccctcctcgcctcctcccgcccatcctcctctgcctcccggtcccttttcccttgtcgccctccctcctcctctccccccccgcctcctgccctgcagccgccctttcgccttcttgtcgtcttctccccgcttcccccgccccccccccccttccctgtctgccctgcggcccctccccctccctctccctgggcctggggctccctccccggcccgggcgtcgggctccgggggccgggcgagggtttggggcctgccccgctccggtataactcctggtgccccgggcgggccccggtggctggtgggctgtccggtagccctgctgcgctggctgtccgcccattgtggtgccgggtggatgaggtggggggcggcggggggtgggggtgctggggggcgggcgtgccacctacacccgccgggttgggtgaggccccgctggtcgctcctcttactcacttcactagcttgcactatacactttgtaaatatacacatagggcacacaacacatttcttggtggggtggggaagggtggaaacaccgtcttcacccttcaactcccctccaattttaatgcacctcacgtccaaggggaggggtgagttggggcggggagccatcagaggggatggactgcagtgcctggcagcgctgtggtcccccccatttgtgtccctgccccaccactttgtccctccattcccttttttaatgcaccacacatatacatattcattttttggggggggatacgggtgtgtcggagtaggggaaattttttccctctgctccgactcacctgctcccaattttaatgcaccacacgcacacacttgtatatacactgggtggggccacattcacggtgtaagggtagagctcgccagtcggcgagctggcggactcagtaacagggttaggtgtcacttgtactctggcgtgacgaccggggcctctccccaccgggctcggtgttctggtgtcccgccttctcccctggtgcttcctcctctgcttcccccctcccgccgcggtgcaaatctcgcgcggctggaggtggggtgggcacatcttccctctctgcgctgctgcccggtgccggtttccgggggggggtggggggttctcgcggggggccgggttcgcgggggggggggtggcggccgtcggggggggggcggcttgtttggggggggggtggaggtatgggtgggtggggggttgggtgctgggggtcggggtgtgttcgggggtttgggggtcgggggtggtggggcctgggtcgtggtggatggcgggtttgggtggggtgcgggggggtcgtggggggatgggggctggggaccggtggggcgctgtgggggcccgctgggcctcgttctgcggccttgggctcgggggtgtgggccggggctggggcgggggtgttccgggtatctgggtcggctcgctgaccggtgtccgctcgggtggcttgggggtggccttggtgctgccgcggcctggggattccggggggaggggtgggggggagggggggggtgctcgctttgctggaccgcggttgacggcttctctctttggtggtggtccttatgcatgccagatccgtcgcaccagcatctactgaaactcaacagaagtaccctctccctcccacagccccttgaatcagttggtgctggtgtctgtggttctcacttttctttatctatccttccctccttcctctctttagtttttcctctggtcacttgagatcttaatttattagaagtatgaggtttctggggttggcataagactccggttttgtaaccacgcaggaggggtcttgttggtgctggacttcactttgatggattggatgtactggcttctattgatctcactctgccttatcgatccttccctccttcctctctttagtttttcctctgggctcttgagatctcgctaaatttgctggaatttagaggcttccggggttggcgtaagactttgattttgtaatcatggggaaggcaggaagtgtttggtcggtgctggatgtcactttgatttacctttcttttctctttatttcttttttttctgaccttttctctggtctcctgaccatttaaatctcacgactctggcaagattctgaagtacctggttaaggcgaagggtaatgggatatttataaggttttaggtgaatgaatgagtataaatttatacgtatttgcacgcacgcacgcaaacgcacgcaaacgcacacacgcaaacgcacgcacgcacgcaaacgcacgcacgcaaacgcacgcacacatacacacacacacaaaaaaaaaaaaaaaaaaaaaaaaaaaaaaaaaaaaaaaggaaaagagcaatgatgacaagacgttgaatcggtaagactaccgaatgaacaattctgagctcttcaaaaaaaaaaaaaaaaaaaaaaaaaaaaaaaaaaaaaaaaaaaacatgagagacggtaaaatgttcaaatgaattgtttagatgtaaaaaaaaagctcatggcCAATTTGACGTCACCTGAGCCTGGGAGATGGTGACAGGATTCTTGAACACTGTCCACAGTACATTTTGATAGCAAGGTGGTGCTGTCAGAGAGCCGTCGTAGCGAAAATACTCAGCCAGACGTTGAGGCATCAGCCCCCTGATGTCGAAAGCGGGAATTTTGTAGCCGttagctattaaaaaaaaaaaaaaaagatgtcattccCGTCTGATCCATAAACACTCGCAACAAAATTAATTGTGTTTGACTTACATTTTTTCGGGATTTGACTGAGATATGATAAAATATTGTCATAGGCTGGATTGGCAGCCCCAATCTGTTTGGAAAATAGAATAAGATGGTCACATGGTCAGAAATTCAAAGTCAATCCCAAGAAAAAGTGTCGAAAGACCGTCACCTCAATGAAAACACCCAGTACAGCCAGACCGTCAGATTTGTCAAAAGCCATGGATGCATTGGGGTACTTTTCAGAGTTGTAGTGTAcaatgtgcagctgtaagaAAAGACAGAGGTAGaaattatatatttgtattaactcattcactgccagtcattattgaaaatttttacatttccaatactcacgtgatattccattcaataattatatataaaccgaatctaccaaataacagaatagactccctactttttgtcccgtcccgttcttttataattgacagcagaaaaatgtaggtttgccaaaatacagccatttctcccatggactctgaaactgtgtttatttcctataaaatggggctatgatgtcatctaccggtggttgggcatcagtaaagttgtttccaagtttgatatttacagtggagcatgctcagattcgcccccatttagcaccgctctaaaaaatacaattgacaagtatacttgtcaaaggcagtgaatgagttttaatatgtTCTTCtgtaggcggcacggtagtcgagtggttagcacgtccgcttcccagttctgaggtctccggttcgagtccaggctcggaccttcctgggtggagtttgcatgttctccccgtgcccgcgtgggtcttctccgggtacaccggtctcctcccacattccaaagacatgtatggcaggttaattgggtgctctgaattgtccctatgtgtgcttgtgagtgtggatggttgttcgtctctgtgtgccctgcgattggttggcaaccagtccagggtgtcccccgcctactgcccagagccagctgagataggcgccagcagcccccgcgacccttgtgaggaataagcggtcaagaaaatggatggatggatggatgttcttcTGTCTACACATTCTATATGTAAATTTAATGAGCATTTGATTACTGTACATATTTAAAACTGtagaaatgagttaatgaggtaCAATATTGGCAAAAAGAAGGTCAAAAATTGATATAATATTGATGGTTTATTAAGAAGCCTCTTACAGAACATAAAGTGTTCGACAACAATATTCTATTTTTAGTGACGTGCATAGTCATGGTCGCCCTAAATATCAAGGAAGAGAAAATGTATTTAGATGCCAATTCTGGGGAATCAAAGTGGACACGAAGGTTTTTAGATTATGTCGTGTCATGCCATGAGACCAAAAACAACATGTCATCAAAGAAGTGTGGTTGTGGTTTCTGGAGTGACTTGAAAGGACACGTTGACAATTGAGTCCCTGTGTCCACTGAGAGACACAGACCACAACACCTTACATGTGGCTCTGCAGACGCTCGCACACAGACTTGTGGCGgcacaggtaaaaaaaacaacaacaaaaaagctcaAGATTTAATACTGCCTGTGCGTCCTCAATGGGCCGAGATGCCATTGCCtttgactttattttacctctgcAGCATACTGCTTACTGTCGACCGTGTGCTCAGAACCCAGAGGATTGGTTTTGGAGCCCCAGTGAATGTGGAGCTGAACCGCAGTGTAGCGTTGAGGGAGGCCCGAGATGGTCATCTTTGAGGGAAGTACCACTTGGACTGTGGAGCAGATGACACAAAAAGACATTATGATTAATTCTTTCGTTACCAACAGTGACTAATGAAGAGTTataatggaagtcaaccttaaacatttcttgaaaatattatgttaaacacgacattctgattaacattacaATTTGTTGAATAAGagtttatgaagcaaaattaatctggtttttagccatctcagggggcggccattttaccacttgctgtcgcataacaatgacatcacagttgctcaggtctcaggtaacaaccaatcacagcttagcttcagaaaacaggtgagctgtgattggtcattacccgagccttgcgcaactgtgatgtcatcttcagtcgacggcaagtggcaaaatggccgcccccggagatggataaaaacggctggattttgcataTTCTACTaaagcaatattaaccagaataccatatttagacttagtggggcttcatagaacatattattgtcaagatttttttttttacttcctttttaaatgaaattctaCAATGCAGTGAGTTGATTTGATAGCTAAAGTAGGAAATCATTTTGACATGTGTTTGTCTGTCAATATGTTAATTCCCCAATTCAGACTACTACCATTATTGACAGCAGCTTTTTGGTTTAAATTTTCCAACATAAAAGGGTTCTTGTTTGACATATCACCTCCCTCATGGAAGTTGGGGGTCGTAGAAATTTTTGATGTCACAACCAACCAAATAGAAAAGTAATTCAAATCAACGCAGATATGACAAAGCACCTTCCAGCTACTTTAAGGTCATATGACCAAAACTCTTCATGGCAAATCAGTCAGTGcatgatgaatttttttttttaagtgagcaTCTGTCAACACACACTGATGTTGAGGCGTACCACCACCATCATTCACCGATTTTGGCAACTGGTTCAGTTGCTCGCATAACCACAAATGGATCAGCAGATTGTTGGCATAGTTGAGCTAACCGTGCTGGCTGTGGCTGTGAAGATTAACCAAACACGTAGGCAAAGCAGATGAGTAATCTTTGCTCATAATTTCCCAGAATAAATACACAGCTCTTTCATTTGGTGAACTGGATGCTAAGAAAAGAAAGGCGAGAAGAGTTAAAGTGGTAGATGTCGAAACAAACGAGCGCCACCTGTTATTTTCAGCTCCACTTTTGTATGGGTCATTTATAGTGATTATGTTACACCAcgctcattcatttatttatttatttatttatttctagcgCCCATACTAAATGTAAGTGTATGTTAGCCACATTGAATTGGGTTTAGAGAAAGGTTTACAAAACGTAGAGATGGGACGCAAAATGGTGAGGCATGCAATTTCTTTGGATTCATGTTTGTTTAAGTAAATCCGCACACTATGtgctttgtttcatttatttacgTCATGTAGATCTCTATGTTTTAGCAACATGTGATATATTTCACTAAGTTTGGGTCCTGTGCAGGAACCCAATTTATAatttgggtcttgagatgaaaaGTTTTGCGAAAACCTGTTTTGGGAGCCGAAGCTATATTTCAACATGCGTTTCAAAGATGAACAAAATACTCACATGAATGTCCGTTATTTTTCAGATGAAGATCACGGTGACCTGTCAGATCATAGTTCTCAAGCACAATCGGGCGTAAAGATGCGTCAAAGGTCAGCTTTGCTGTCTTGAAGTCAATTGGAGATTGCGTCGGTCCAGCGCAGTATGGGAAGTGTTTGGACCAGCGGCTTTCTCCATCGGAGCCTGTAAATAAAATCAGTTTAAGTCCATGCATGCATTCTTGCATTTTCTCTACTGCTGGGCCTGACCCAGCTGACTTTAGGTGCGAAAAAAGGAGACAGCAAGTTAGAAATGATTATACATAACAGATATATATTCTTGATtactaaataaagtttgatcGAATGCAGTGGAATTGGATACTTTCCCCAGATCATCTCTCACGGTCCACTAGGGTGCCACGCCACACTGGTTAGGAATCACATTTCGAAGCTAATCACCACTTACTGTTGCGCTTATGGTTGTCGTTTAAAGGGACACTAAGCTAAGATACCTCACAACGTCGAATAAATGATGGCCTACTAAATATCGTTCCTATAATCAAAGCAGGTTATTACTGTCCGAATGCGAAAAAGCTTCACTGCGCGGACCAGGCTGTCGTGTGACAACTTTGTCTAAATGAGAGGTTGTACCAAAGAAAAAGACGCAGAATATTTTAAGAGTCGAGCTGCGCACTTTACAAGATGAGCTCCACAGCTTGTCTCTCAACATCATATCAGTTGTTGGAGTAAGGCGTGACAACAAAACAAGACATGTTAATTAAAACATATACGGGATGAAAGTAGAGCTCGTGAACCCGATGCTCCAGTCTACAAATTGAATTTCATAAGTGTCATGTTTGAATTCACCTCccaaaaattgaattttgtGGCCGGTTTAGAAATGAATAATTCACAGCTTGAATGATGATCACTTATTTCTCTTCCACAATTTCTTAATTGCTGTTTCAATGGGATGCGTCCTGTCTCATCATGATGCCGCTTGAGCTTTTCCACAAAATGACATGATCAACTAATATGTGCAGAGAGAAAGAGAATAATtatttacatcttttttttggccTTAGAGCTCAAGTTTCGATTGGAGATGGTTGATGAGTCACCTGTGCACTTGTGGCCTCCGGCTGGCCGGACTCTTGACCACTAAGATGACACTTTGGATGCTGTGAGCCTAACttgctatttttttcttcccaccaGAAGATTTTACAAGCGCACATGACTCAGTGAATCACCAAGATAGTTTCACAGGGCTTCATTTAAACGTCTTGATTGTTCCTAATTCGCATGTGAACCGACTGCAGATGTGTGATTAATGCACAAAAGCCTCATCCGCTCTTATTAATGCCAAACCACtgctgtgattaaaaaaactgAACATCAGATTCCTAATTATAAGATTTCCTCTAATTTCCATATAAAAGTGTTGGAAATACTTTGAGCAAAGAACTGTTGAAgacaataatacatttttggagTAAAATGAATGACTCAAAAATTCATCCAGgtaaaatataatttcaaataGAGGCACTTAATGCAACATTGATGTGACTTTAGAGAAGCAGAGAAGGTCCAAACTGACTATTTTTTTGGGAGATTATTATATCACAATTATAAATATTGCTAAGCAATTCAAAGTCCACAATGGTTGGATATCAGTTAGTTAAGAAACCtcctaccagcaattcaaaatttgtcctctgtagtggacctgaATATctccacccagtgcatacgattgaattaactcattttgggCTCGATAGAGGACAtccagagctttccaatgataccaaatgtgtaggggtggggcttccctcagtgcaagcacttttttagggaagaggaaaagtaagtgtataacactttttattgaacaaatttaggctttaaatgttgttcgcatgttttctataagactcttaagaacacgtTAAAGTATCGTTtgcattattttaactgtatttgagcctagcatttaagtttaaaaaaatgtcctctgcagtggacacatcatagcttaaaaataaaaactttttttttcaaaaatgtcttttgcagtattccagttacttcacaaagattgggggaatatcaaaataaacatgattggacaacatttttttttcctggtagtcaggaggttaacTTTTCCCTCGGGTGATAAATGTTTTGTCATAacttttaaaaatctaacagaAGTTTTCATGAGACACTGTATAACATGTAGAAATTATTACAATAGCAcaatgaagaaagaaaaaaaaaaggtataaccAAACTTACTGGTATAGCCCCATTTGGCCCCTGAAAGAGACACACATGCAAATAAGACAACTCAGCTCCAATTTTTAAAAGGTTAAAATAAAGCAACATTCATTGGCCCCGAAAGCATCTTTACCGTGAGTCCCGAGCACTTGCAGTAATAGAGCGACGGATGTGAGGCTGAAACGCAGCATCTCGGTGCCCTCTGACTGACGTGGATCGGTCCGTGCAGCAAACCACAAGCCTCCACACCGCTTTTAAGCGCACGTCGTCTGTCATTGTAAGCCTCCGTTGACGTCACAGCCGCAACAACACCAACCCACTGTGTCTTCTTGTCAACACGCTCTGTGACAAGTCCGCAGCTTCCATGAAATCTTTGTCAAGTGGCTCCGGCCGAGTGTGCGTGTGCTTGCATGAGTGTGCGTTTGCAGTTTGACACCAGAGGGCTCTCTTGAGCTTGATTTAACACCATCCACtctatttctattttattgACTTTAGACTTTACGTTATACAAGTTCTAATTCAAAATCAGTTTTCAGGCTTCAAAATGCCATTACTATGTGTAAACAAACTGCCAATAATGATTTTCGGCATGAGAAAACAGAGAAGGGTAGTACTAGAAGAAGAAGTGTAATAAAGTAGGCTAACAGTTCGCTATCTGGCTAACTACTTACTATACATAACAGCGGCAAACTCTTGCCTTCATTTTTACTGTGATGAATGACTTCAGAGACACGTTATACAAGCATGCAATACAATCAGTTGTTCCTCTATTTGTGTCTAGAAACTGCGTATCGTTTCGTTTTAGTTCACAATTACTGATTCGGAGGCTCAGTCGATTTCTCGTGTTGACCGCAGAAGGATTTGTCATGGGAAATACAGAATGTGTACGATTTGAGAATGCCGGGAACGACCATTTTCCGAGCATCTCGAGGAAGAACAATCCCTCCCAGCCTTCACCACAAGATAATTgctcaggataatcttttagAGACATCCGAACATTTGGTCGACTTTGATTGCAAGCGagggaaaatgtttaaatgtggcCCCACTGTCAGtataaaaatgtgcaaactAGCAGATTAGCATTCCAGTCATTTTATACTCCAAGAAAGTCGGAAACCAAGCAGGTACATGGATTGGTGACCGCCTGAGAATATTAGACGCTGCCTACTTCATTGTCTTCGATCAGGGGTTAGCAACCTTAACTGTAAAAAGAGTCATTTTAgggcaaataaataacaaaaaaatctgtctggagctgcaAAAAGCTTTGAACATTATGATAAACGAAACAGTGTGGTAGTGTTAGTCTACTGtcctgagggcccaagagccgcaccataacagaaaatatgtAGCAACCAGTACTTTgagtttcattttcttctaaCATTCATCTTCCATTTTtggattttgtgtgtgtataattTTCCAGATTtagttttttacacatttttggatttttctgtctttctttcaaATGTGTGACATGCTTAGCAATTTTTCTGAACATATTGTTATTATGGTCATTTCCTGACTCtcttctaccttttttttttttggacgttttatggctattttttttttatttgtgtctgccttTTTCTATCAACTTTCTGATTGTTTTGggcaattttgcccaaaaattatttttatattttttaaaaatatttttgtacattttgtgatttcttattttgtttttgaacattttatagttactttttggagttttcttttctgccttttttttaaaataaattttcggactttttggggggcaaTTTTGTGTCGATAATATGgtcattttcaggatttcttctattgtttttggacttttctccctttttaaatgaaatttctgacttttttttttttttttttttttttttttttttagcaattttgactacattatatggtaattttctgcttttcgtcttcctttttggacattttatagtcacTTTTCCGACATGTTTtgatatatatttaaactttttcatataccttttgtctctctttttctgacaacttataaatttacaaaaaactgacatttttaaatatttaatcattcttttttttatttcattcaatagttaatttaaataatattttatcttaaaaaattaaaatatgtaatatatatatatatatatatatatatatatatatatatatatatatatatatatatatatatatatatatatatatatatatatatatatatatatatatgtataaattatTTCTACTATttgggactaaagagccacatgtgccTCCAGAGCCTCAGGTTGCAGACCTAAGTCTTAGATCAATAACCAGTTTTCATACTTTCATTTGTCTATTTTCCGCTGCACTCAATTAATCCTGACATACTCTCTATTGTGTCCTTCATatcactgtactgtatttatagtGCTTCCTGTGCTTGAAGTTGTGCCtgttatatacagtatgtataataaatgcatTATCATAAATGTATGTTGTGGAATATCGTGGCTAGTGATAGGCTAGGCTTCAATCAGCTTTCAGCCTCTATTTGCTGCCACGTCAATGCCATCTGCCCAGCGCCTTCAGAATCAAATGTGCCAATCAGATTTGAGAAGGCCAGAGTGCTGGCCCTCCACGACATCCGCATGTTTCCTTCCTCTGACTGGTTGTTTAGAACAAAAAATGATTACTGGTACATCAACCTCAATGAGCAAAACACAACTGTAGCGATCTGCACACTCGCACGCATTGCTCCGCTATACCCGATCCCACGTTCATCCATTAACGTTAGTTTCGATTGAAGAGGTGTAAGTGATCCAAAGGTCAGCAAAGACAGCCCGCTCATTCTGCAGTTTACAACCAGGATTCAGTGGGTGAGAGACAGCTCAGAGAAAAGCTGCAAGATGAAGCACTTACTACTTTTTGCCATTTTCTGTGCTGTATTTCACCTTGGCCAGTCTGAAGTTCCAGGTAGGTCATTTTCCAATCTGTGTTaacgagaagaaaaaaaaaaagtatttagtatcaaaaatatgtcaagtgACAAGCAGATGGAtgttattaaaaatatgtagttaatttgtaaaaataataataatgtattcaaaggtacaaaaatgttgattgatGAACGGACAAAAAAGGACTAAATTCACCAGTACCTGTATGTTTTCTCCACGTCAAGATATCATTCCATCTGACCTCATTTAAAACTTTGAAAGCAAATCCATCAAAATGTTGGAAAGGTTGcagttatccatccattttctagcgCTTCTCCTTATTAGGttcacaggtgagctggagtctatcccagctggtactttcacaaaaaatattaatgtattTCGACATTGCTCCTGACTATGACTAACATAAGCTGATACAACAACTAACAATAGGATCATTGTGGGACGGATTTGAGACAGTATACAATGTACTTTGCATTGAAAATCAAGTGGggtatggtttaaaa from Festucalex cinctus isolate MCC-2025b chromosome 3, RoL_Fcin_1.0, whole genome shotgun sequence harbors:
- the ca12 gene encoding carbonic anhydrase 12, with the protein product MLRFSLTSVALLLQVLGTHGAKWGYTSSDGESRWSKHFPYCAGPTQSPIDFKTAKLTFDASLRPIVLENYDLTGHRDLHLKNNGHSFQVVLPSKMTISGLPQRYTAVQLHIHWGSKTNPLGSEHTVDSKQYAAELHIVHYNSEKYPNASMAFDKSDGLAVLGVFIEIGAANPAYDNILSYLSQIPKKSNGYKIPAFDIRGLMPQRLAEYFRYDGSLTAPPCYQNVLWTVFKNPVTISQAQYGTLTASLFASSANRATAVPLVNNFRNPHGVENRIVLSSFKQGVTTHMSSTCIRQRKTIFRKLLIGDLEEVIESRHLPKSATKLLYQEYARAELKQPVNGLTSTLDTASKRLSALKEIIQPTVAFGSLLQQKSLEIQQSTTAKSLPVALAEAVLPKLNLNSYLACKADLDTATIKYILSGRPRGQVDKDFFMLDPYLNSYTMHPWLLQREWED